In the genome of Pseudomonadota bacterium, the window GCAGACGCGCCGTCACGGATTCGTAACGCGGCTGGTCTTGGAAGATCCCTGAGTGTCCGACCCAGATCGACTGAGCGTGCCGATGGACGCCGTTGTGGACATCGTTGAGCCCGGCGACGAGCCCCCCGGAGCTGCGTTTGAAATTGAACGTCTCGCCCTCGCTCTCGATGCTGAGCGGCAATCGGTTTGAGACGATGAAGATCCTGCGCGTATCGGGCATATCGGTCCCCCTGCCGCGCTCACTCCGACGGTCGCTCAAAATGGAAGTGGGCGTCGAGTCCGATATATTCAATCTTGTCCCTAAAGAACTGGCCACTCGGCGAATGGCCGTTGAAGTACTCCACCAGGATCTGGAGGTTGCGGTCTAGCACTTGTAGGCTATCGAACTGAACACCTGCTCTCGCAGATATGTCGGTGCTCCAGTTAGGTTCTTCAAAATTCTCTGCCACGATCGGCCGCATGCCCCAAATTCCGCGCGCCACGGGCTTCTGAATTCGAAGGCATATTGCGTTGACCAAACCTTGAGGTCTGCAGGTTCCCGGTCGAACAGACCACCGCCTCCGCCATAGATACGTAGCCCGACGGGGAACTCGTAAGATAACTTGAGATCCGCCCCATCGTAGCTGAGATCCACACGCTGCCACCGGGTCCGCAATAAGAACTCGTCACCGCGGTGAGAACTCTCGTGAAAGAGGCGGCCGAAGGCCGACCAACGGCCGACACGGAAACTCGAGTAGAGGCCTCCAAAATAATCCGCGTTGACGAGATCGTGCGATGGAGCATTGAGGTCGAAGTCGCTGAAGGCCCCGGCCTGAAGACCCAATTCCCATTGCCTGGATGACTGCTCGTGCGTGAGGTTGCCGCAAGGAATCGTCTCGCCGAAGCTCACCGTCGCGATATCCGCCCCGCTCGAGTTATCGATGTAGTAGTGATAAGCGGCCGAAAAGTGGGGCAAGCGCGGATCGGCAAGTAACGGTTTGAAAAGGTGGCCCTCAGGAAGCGGCCCGGTGGGGAGGCTCTCCTTACCGGGCGGTTGTTTGGTCTCAGCAACGAGTGTCGTAGCCGCGCTCCGGGCGGCCGGATCTTTGTCTTTCAAGACCTCGACTCCTGTGACACCCGAGATACCAGATAAACGCGTCGGGAATAGGGATTTTCAAAGCCCTTTGTCATCAAGAGGCACTGTACTGCCGGGCTCATGAGCTGTCAAGCATGCGAGTCCTCGGCCTTGGACGGGGCATTATCGGGCCCTTCCTAGGCCCGAGGCGCTATGTTTCGGAGCGTCTTGGCGTCTCGGGCGAGCGAGGGCCAAAGAGGATTGTCGGCTCATAGGAAGCAAGGAGAGGACTCTCAGGTCGGCAGTTCACCGCACGGGGTCTTGAGAGACCGGGCACCAGCCCTTGGGCAGCTCAGTCCTTCCCGCCTCACCTGGCTCGTATGGCTCGTCACCCGACTGCCGGCCGTGCCGAGCGGGGCGCGCGAGCTCGTGGCCGCTGACTACTGGCTACTTGTCTTAGGCAGGTTTGCTTCGATCTTCACCGGCGCCCCGCCGTTTTTCTTGTCGATCCCGATCTCTTTGGCCGCGGCTTTCGATAGGTCGATGTCCCGGCCCTTGGCGTAGGGGCCGCGGTCGTTAATTTGTACCTCCACTGACTCCCCGGTCTCCAGGTTCGTCACTTTCGCTTCCGACCCGAGCGGGAGGGTGGGGTGCGCGGCGGTCAGGTCGCCCTGGTCGAATTTGTCCCCGCTAGCCGTCTTCTTCCCGTGAAAGCCCTTGCCGTAGTACGACGCCTCGCCCACTTGCTCGACCACTTTCTCACCGCCGGTGCCGGTTTTCGTGCGGACGGTGTCTTCCACTAGGTCATGCTTACCTTCGGCCTTCTCGGTCCGCTCGGCCAGTTTCTCGACCTTTTTGACAACGGCCTCGACGCTTTGCGAGGCTTCTTCGGCGGCCGCGGCGCCGCAGAGCCAGAGCACGGACGCCGCAAGGGCGGCGCGGAGTACGGGGAGTGCGCGTAACGGGGTGTCCATGGTAACGACCTCCTTTGACTGACGTGAAAGGTTAGCTCGACGAACAATCTGGTACACGACATCTGGTACACGACCAGCTGCTCGCACAACCCTATCCCCGAAGGTGCACTGACTGTGCCGCGCTGGCCGCCTCAGCCTAAGTCACGGTTTGCCTTACCAAAGATCTTATTCTTACGCCACGGCGAGGGACTACGCTGTCGGTAAGCATTACCGCGGGACCGGTAGAGCGTACCGGCGCGGTGATGGTCTCCATGGAGTTTCAAGTCGAACCCCGTGCTGGCGTTTCGCCCGCGTGCGGATACGCGCTGCTCACACGCTGATAAAACTCGCGCACAGGAGGGGCTGCCCATCGAGTGGCCAAAGGGCGAGGTCGAGCCGAGCCGTTACTGGCTCTCGACGTTGCCGCAGGACAGCACCCTCAAGC includes:
- a CDS encoding septal ring lytic transglycosylase RlpA family protein, with translation MLWLCGAAAAEEASQSVEAVVKKVEKLAERTEKAEGKHDLVEDTVRTKTGTGGEKVVEQVGEASYYGKGFHGKKTASGDKFDQGDLTAAHPTLPLGSEAKVTNLETGESVEVQINDRGPYAKGRDIDLSKAAAKEIGIDKKNGGAPVKIEANLPKTSSQ